DNA sequence from the Gordonia polyisoprenivorans genome:
CATCGGGTCGTGCATGGAAGGGATCTGCGGGACATGTGAGGCCGACGTTCTCGGCGGCGCCCCCGACCATCGCGACTCCGTGCTGTCACGTGCCGAACGCGAACGCGGCGACACGGTCATGACCTGCGTCTCCCGATCACTCTCGCCGAAGCTGGTGCTCGACCTGTAGAACTCTGCAGCGTCAACCGGAGGTCACCTCCGGGCAGACGACGGTCGGCGCCATGGTCCGTACGATCGGCCATATGAAGCAGGCTGACGGCGAGTACTACGTGACGGCGCAAGAAGTGGCGGCGTTCGAGGAATCGGGCAAACGCTACTGGTACATGCGCGAGGACGGATCGACCGACCTCTACCTCGACGATCTCGAGATCACCCACGGCTGGCCGGTCTTCCTAATGGAACGCGACGCCGCATGGTTCGCCAAGTGGGGCGGCGACTACGAGAAGGCCGTCGAGACCGATCTGAACCCGCACCTCATCAAGAACTTCGAGGAACTCCTGACGCAGGGCAACTGGCCGCACGACCAGGACTGACCAGCGACCGTCGTCGAAGTTGGGCTAGCCTAACTTCATCATGGGTTTCTCGTTCGCGACAGTCACCGGTACCGACGACCTCACCCCGCACATCCGGCGGGTGCACCTGCACGTCGAAGATCTCGCCCGTCTACCACTGCCCGGCGGGCCCGACGACGCCGTCGGCCTCTACTTTCCCGAACCCGGCCGAAAACGTCCTCCCGCAATGGAATTGCGGGACGAGGTGTGGGGATATCACGACCTCGACGAGCCGCCGGAGGGCCGTAATTACACCATCCGCTCCGTCGACCACCGGACCGCGACCGTCGACGTCGATTTCGTCATCCACTCGCGCGGCCCGGCGACGCTCTGGGCCCAACGAGCCGACATCGGTGATGCGGTGGCGATGTCGCACGCGCGTGGCTGGTACCGGCCTGCGCCGAGCGCCGACTGGCTCCTGCTAGGTACCGATCTCGCCGGACTCCCGGCCGCCGCCCGGATTCTCGACGAGCTCGCCACCGATCCGCGGCCGGTGACCCTGGTGGTTGAGGTGATCGACGAGGACGACCTCGCCTATCTGGGCCGACCCGCCGACGGCGTCGAGGTGATCCCGCTGATCGGCAGCGGCAACGGTGTCTCGGCGAGCCGCTTGGGCACGACCATCGCCGCTCTCGACGTTCCCGCCGGCACCGGATACTGCTGGTTCGCCGGTGAGGCTGCCGAATCCCGGACGGTGCGCAAACACTTTCGCCGCGAACATCATTGGCCCGCGGACCGCTACGACATCATCGGCTATTGGCGATACGACGGTGAGGCGTGGGCCCGACGCTACGCAGAGCACGGCGCGGAGCTGCTCGCGGTGTATGAGCAGGCGATCGCCGACGGCAAGGGCGAGAAGCGCGCTGCCGAGGAGTTCGACGAGGCACTCGAACGGGCCGGATTATGATCCCCGCACTCGTTTGAGTACCTGGCGACTCAGTACCGCGCGATCTGACCGTCCTTGGGGGCGCGATACATCCGCCACAGCACTCGTGGAACAGCCCGCAATGGCACGGCCCGCG
Encoded proteins:
- a CDS encoding siderophore-interacting protein, giving the protein MGFSFATVTGTDDLTPHIRRVHLHVEDLARLPLPGGPDDAVGLYFPEPGRKRPPAMELRDEVWGYHDLDEPPEGRNYTIRSVDHRTATVDVDFVIHSRGPATLWAQRADIGDAVAMSHARGWYRPAPSADWLLLGTDLAGLPAAARILDELATDPRPVTLVVEVIDEDDLAYLGRPADGVEVIPLIGSGNGVSASRLGTTIAALDVPAGTGYCWFAGEAAESRTVRKHFRREHHWPADRYDIIGYWRYDGEAWARRYAEHGAELLAVYEQAIADGKGEKRAAEEFDEALERAGL